A region of Coccinella septempunctata chromosome 5, icCocSept1.1, whole genome shotgun sequence DNA encodes the following proteins:
- the LOC123313357 gene encoding mediator of RNA polymerase II transcription subunit 19 translates to MMGDQFRKVEQYSPKSSPRGARSPVVSRQDSSGTLKTTILLSGKNPSIIPSGPFYLMKEPPGESELTGAKNLMVYYDLEHSYTKFSGKKLKEQLSSFLPTLPGVIDSPGQHDNSSLRSVIEKPPIGGKELLPLTSMQLDGFRLHPGPLPEQYRYTSTIPMKKNKNKHKKHKHKEGGTPNQETAVTDAGVDTHEKKHKKQKRHDEDKERKKRKKEKKRKKQKHSPEHSGGLTPSQHSNL, encoded by the exons ATGATGGGCGATCAATTTAGAAAAGTAGAGCAATATTCGCCTAAATCATCGCCTAGAGGAGCTAGGTCACCAGTTGTTTCTCGTCAGGATTCCTCGGGTACCTTGAAAACAACAATTTTACTATCTGGGAAAAACCCCTCTATAATTCCCAGTGGACCTTTTTATTTGATGAAAGAACCACCAG GAGAATCTGAACTGACAGGAGCTAAAAACTTAATGGTGTATTATGACTTGGAACATTCATACACAAAGTTCAGTGGAAAGAAATTGAAGGAACAGTTATCCTCCTTTCTACCAACACTTCCAGGAGTAATTGATTCTCCCGGACAACATGACAATAGTTCATTACGCTCAGTAATAGAAAAGCCTCCTATCGGTGGAAAAGAATTGTTACCACTAACTAGTATGCAGTTGGATGGATTTCGACTTCATCCAGGCCCA CTTCCAGAACAATATAGGTATACTAGTACGATTCCcatgaaaaagaataaaaataagCATAAAAAGCATAAACATAAGGAAGGGGGAACACCAAACCAGGAAACTGCTGTGACAGATGCTGGTGTAGATACACATgaaaagaaacataaaaaacagaaaagacATGATGAGGATAAAGAGaggaagaaaaggaaaaaagagaaaaaaagaaaaaaacagaaGCACAGTCCAGAGCATAGTGGAGGACTAACACCAAGTCAGCATTCTAATTTATAA
- the LOC123312927 gene encoding multidrug resistance-associated protein 1-like isoform X2, with protein sequence MTPLAWKGYKRTLHNSDIWHLRDLYKCTNVHDIFIQHWRTSQIKNKNKQASILPALIRCFGTKNLMAAFLKFIQDSLMFVSPIVLRRIIDFVGNDEELWKGFFYAFILYGACSLQTIVLSQYFYKMFTIGIQVRAALISAIYRKSLRISAFSKKDSSVGEIVNLMSVDTQNFVDILTYLNLIWSSPYQIIVSLYLLWQTLGVSVISGVTMLIILIPINTFIINKVKKFQINQMKYKDERIRVTNEMLGGIKILKLYAWEPFFEDTIQNIRKKELYEMKKAAFMNAGSNFIWTCAPFMVSFVTFVTYVLIDEKNVLNASKAFTSISLFNILRFPMAMLPTLISNIAQTTVSLRRINRFMNAPELDTNNVTHDTNEDHPLIIRNGNFSWGCQPILHDINVQLPKASLTAVVGQVGAGKSSLISAFLGEMEKKEGQVNTIGSVAYVSQQAWIQNDTIKNNILFGRKYNERLYTSVLEACALKEDLQILPGGDLTEIGEKGINLSGGQKQRVNLARAVYAMRDLYFLDDPLSAVDSHVAKHIFEHVIGPNGLLSHKTRLLSTHSITFLPFTDHILVLKHGFISESGNYYELINSRGAFSEFLEQHSKNKSDLDNDEELIKAADKDFEVSPDNAIEKIQYDVRNGTGSLDGLSEKEISISRNSSFRERLSTLHNLGQLTETEMMEMGRVSFQVYKNYIISIGPLLCSCILLFNLIYQTFGVSSSFWLSKWSNDDTAEKSSVRNEYMGIYGLLGLGQGISSFLLSFTFAQGFYLSSIKAHQMLLKSCLHALQSFFDTTPSGRILNRFSNDLNCMDNTLPVSVYQGVTTFFVLAGTLFVISYNFPIFLIIIVLTATVFFFIQRIYQATCRQLKRMESISRSPIFSFFSETLTGTSTIRAFVQQGRFIDESDKKLDKNQALYYYGLVANRWLAVRLETIANFIILFSALFCVIGKDSLSSGIVGLSVSYALQITQTLNWLVRMICDIETNIIAIERIKDYSELPQEAPWSITETEPETNWPEKGSITFKDYSVRYRPGLDLVLDKINVEIKGGERIGIVGRTGAGKSSLTLCLFRIIESAGGKILIDDIDISKLGLHSLRSKITVIPQDAVLFSGSLRMNLDPYDKYTDKEIWSTLEHAQLKEFIAGTPDGLYYEVAEGGENFSIGQRQLICLSRALLRKTKLLILDEATAAVDLETDNFIQDTIRTQFKNCTVLTIAHRLNTIMDYDRIIVLDKGSIKEIDTPNNLIKQKGIFYGMCKEAGLA encoded by the exons ACAAATGTTCATGATATTTTCATTCAACATTGGAGAACTTCTCAAATCAAGAACAAAAA tAAACAAGCATCGATACTGCCTGCTCTAATAAGATGTTTTGGTACCAAGAATCTTATGGCTGCTTTCCTGAAATTTATACAAGATTCACTTATGTTTGTGAGTCCAATTGTTTTAAG ACGGATTATCGATTTCGTAGGAAACGACGAAGAACTATGGAAGGGCTTCTTTTATGCTTTCATATTATACGGTGCATGCAGTCTACAAACCATTGTTCTATCACAATATTTCTACAAAATGTTCACTATTGGTATTCAAGTTAGAGCAGCTTTGATATCTGCTATCTACAGAAAATCTTTGAGGATTTCTGCCTTCTCCAAAAAGGATAGTAGTGTTGGAGAAATTGTGAATTTAATGTCAGTGGATACCCAAAATTTTGTGGATATTCTCACCTACCTCAACTTGATATGGTCCTCACCGTATCAAATAATCGTTTCCCTATATTTACTTTGGCAAACATTAGGTGTATCAGTGATTTCTGGTGTCACAATGTTGATAATTTTGATTCCGATCAATACCTTCATCATTAATAAggttaaaaaattccaaataaaCCAAATGAAATATAAAGATGAGAGAATAAGAGTAACGAATGAGATGCTGGGTggaatcaaaattttgaaattatatgCATGGGAGCCTTTCTTTGAAGATACAATACAGAATATAAGGAAGAAAGAGCTCTATGAAATGAAGAAAGCTGCTTTCATGAATGCGGGATCCAATTTCATTTGGACTTGTGCTCCATTTATG GTTTCCTTTGTCACTTTCGTCACATATGTATTAATAGATGAAAAAAATGTTCTGAATGCCTCAAAAGCATTCACATCCATATCTCTATTCAACATATTAAGATTTCCGATGGCCATGTTACCGACATTGATCTCGAACATTGCACAG ACGACTGTCTCTCTAAGAAGAATTAATAGATTTATGAATGCTCCAGAATTGGATACTAATAATGTAACACACGATACAAACGAAG ATCATCCTCTGATAATAAGGAATGGTAATTTTTCTTGGGGATGTCAGCCAATCTTGCACGATATCAATGTGCAGCTTCCTAAGGCTTCCTTAACAGCCGTAGTTGGGCAAGTCGGAGCAGGAAAAAGTAGTCTCATCTCAGCGTTTTTGGGAGAAATGGAAAAGAAAGAAGGTCAAGTCAATACAATTGGTTCAGTTGCTTATGTCTCGCAACAAGCTTGGATTCAAAATGACACCATCAAAAATAATATACTGTTCGGTAGGAAATACAACGAAAGACTATACACTTCAGTACTAGAAGCATGCGCATTGAAAGAAGAtttgcaaattctgccaggagGTGACCTCACGGAAATTGGTGAAAAGGGAATCAACTTATCAGGAGGACAAAAACAAAGGGTGAATCTCGCAAGGGCTGTATATGCTATGCGAGATTTATACTTCTTAGACGATCCACTCAGTGCAGTAGATAGTCATGTGGCTAAGCACATATTTGAACATGTGATTGGACCGAATGGTTTACTAAGTCATAAAACGAGATTGCTCTCAACACATAGTATAACTTTTCTACCTTTCACTGACCATATACTGGTTTTGAAACATGGATTCATTTCTGAGAGTGGAAACTATTACGAGTTGATAAATTCAAGAGGagctttttcagaatttttagaACAACACTCCAAGAATAAGTCTGATTTAGACAATGATGAAG AATTGATCAAGGCGGCGGATAAAGATTTTGAGGTATCACCTGACAATGCCATAGAAAAAATACAATATGATGTTAGAAATGGAACTGGCTCTCTAGATGGGCTATCAGAAAAGGAAATATCAATCAGCCGTAACAGCAGCTTCAGAGAGCGACTCAGCACCCTACATAACTTAGGACAATTAACTGAAACTGAAATGATGGAAATGGGAAGAGTGAGCTTTCAAGTTTACAAGAATTACATCATTTCTATAGGTCCTCTACTGTGCTCCTGTATCCTATTGTTTAATTTAATCTATCAGACGTTCGGCGTATCCTCCAGTTTCTGGCTCTCGAAATGGTCGAATGATGATACAGCAGAAAAATCTTCTGTAAGAAATGAATATATGGGAATTTATGGACTTCTTGGACTAGGACAAG GTATCTCCAGTTTTTTATTATCCTTTACATTTGCTCAGGGGTTTTACCTGTCATCTATAAAAGCTCATCAGATGTTGCTCAAGTCCTGTCTCCACGCCCTACAGTCATTTTTTGATACAACACCTTCAGGAAGGATTCTAAATAGATTCTCCAACGATCTCAATTGTATGGATAATACCCTTCCGGTGTCTGTGTATCAGGGTGTGACTACCTTCTTTGtg CTGGCTGGAACTTTATTCGTTATTAGCTACAACTTTCCCATTTTTCTCATCATAATTGTACTGACAGCTACAGTTTTCTTTTTCATCCAAAGAATCTATCAAGCAACATGTAGGCAACTGAAAAGAATGGAGTCCATCTCCCGCTCGCCGATCTTTTCTTTCTTCAGTGAAACTCTCACTGGAACTTCTACAATAAGAGCATTCGTTCAGCAAGGGAGATTCATAGATGAATCGGACAAAAAATTGGACAAGAATCAAGCTCTTTATTACTACGGCTTGGTCGCTAATAGATGGTTAGCTGTGAGGTTGGAAACTATAGCGAATTTCATTATCCTGTTCTCTGCTCTTTTCTGCGTCATCGGAAAGGATAGTCTCAGTAGTGGAATTGTTGGTTTATCAGTCAGCTATGCTTTACAG ATAACTCAAACGCTGAATTGGCTCGTGCGCATGATTTGTGATATCGAAACAAACATCATCGCAATAGAAAGAATCAAAGATTATTCAGAACTACCTCAAGAAGCCCCATGGAGTATAACAGAAACGGAACCAGAAACCAACTGGCCAGAAAAAGGATCAATAACTTTCAAAGATTATTCAGTACGATATAGACCAGGTTTAGATTTGGTTCTGGATAAGATAAATGTGGAAATCAAAGGTGGCGAAAGGATTGGAATAGTAGGTCGTACAGGCGCTGGAAAATCTAGTCTCACCCTTTGCCTGTTCAG aataatcGAATCTGCTGGTGGAAAGATACTCATCGATGATATTGACATTTCCAAGCTAGGACTCCACAGCTTGAGATCGAAGATAACTGTGATTCCTCAAGATGCCGTTCTATTTTCCGGATCATTGAGAATGAATTTGGATCCTTACGATAAATACACGGACAAAGAAATCTGGTCTACTTTGGAGCACGCCCAACTGAAAGAATTTATAGCAG GTACTCCAGATGGTCTCTACTATGAAGTAGCGGAAGGTGGCGAAAACTTCTCTATCGGGCAACGACAACTTATATGCTTGAGTAGAGCATTATTGAGAAAAACGAAACTACTTATCCTAGATGAGGCTACCGctgctgtcgatttggaaaccGATAATTTTATACAGGACACCATTCgaacccaattcaaaaactgcACCGTATTGACCATTGCTCACCGACTGAATACCATAATGGATTACGACAGAATAATTGTTTTGGATAAGGGCTCGATCAAGGAAATCGATACTCCCAATAATCTTATAAAACAAAAAGGAATATTTTATGGAATGTGTAAAGAAGCGGGGTTGGCTTGA